One segment of Pseudanabaena sp. PCC 6802 DNA contains the following:
- a CDS encoding cytochrome P450, which yields MKNLVGSQVHPIWQTLHWLFDPVSYLESNHDRYPDLFISRGTGFADTVILVSHPQAMQQILTNDRKQFSAPKDFNLLLIPVLGDRSLITIDGDRHKKRRQLVMPPFHGDRVRTYGDSIVRATEQVMDGLPKGRPFLARTAMQDISLQIIMETVFGMSAGERYQQLKQVLAAIADLFISSFSTAFLFFPWLQRDLGGWSPWGKFIRLRQQIDALIYAEIAERRRNLDSNRTDVLSLLISARDENGEPMTDEELHDELMTLLIAGHETTATAMAWLLYWAHRYPEVSTKLRQELASLGDRPEHVDISRLPYLTAVCQETLRVYPVAMLTFPRVVQEPVEMMGYQLEPGTVTMGCMYLTHQREDLYPNHTQFRPERFLERQYSPYEFIPFGSGTRRCIGEALAMFEMKLVLATVLSRYQLKLLDSHPEVPRRRGVTLAPARGVRMAMQGRREQTHASLEAIASPT from the coding sequence ATGAAAAATTTAGTCGGCTCGCAAGTTCATCCCATCTGGCAAACCCTGCACTGGCTCTTCGATCCTGTGAGTTATCTAGAGAGCAATCACGATCGCTATCCCGATCTATTTATCTCTAGGGGGACAGGATTTGCCGATACTGTGATCCTGGTCAGCCATCCCCAAGCGATGCAGCAAATTTTGACTAACGATCGCAAGCAGTTTTCCGCCCCTAAGGATTTTAATCTGCTCTTAATCCCCGTACTTGGAGATCGCTCGTTAATTACCATTGATGGCGATCGCCATAAAAAGCGCCGCCAGTTAGTTATGCCTCCTTTTCACGGCGATCGCGTGCGTACCTATGGTGATTCGATCGTCAGGGCAACAGAACAGGTAATGGATGGGTTACCAAAAGGTCGTCCTTTTCTAGCACGCACGGCCATGCAGGACATCTCTTTGCAGATAATCATGGAAACTGTATTTGGCATGTCGGCAGGGGAACGATATCAGCAATTGAAGCAGGTTTTAGCCGCGATCGCCGATTTATTTATTTCTTCATTCTCTACAGCATTTCTATTTTTTCCCTGGTTGCAACGAGATCTGGGAGGCTGGAGTCCTTGGGGGAAATTTATCCGCCTGCGCCAACAAATAGACGCGCTAATCTATGCTGAGATTGCCGAACGACGCAGGAATCTAGATTCAAATCGTACCGATGTTCTTTCCTTACTGATTTCAGCACGAGATGAGAACGGCGAGCCTATGACCGACGAAGAGCTACACGATGAATTGATGACATTGTTGATAGCAGGTCATGAAACGACAGCAACAGCCATGGCCTGGTTGCTATATTGGGCTCATCGGTACCCGGAAGTCTCGACCAAACTTCGGCAAGAATTAGCTAGCTTAGGCGATCGCCCAGAACATGTCGATATCAGTCGTTTGCCCTACCTGACGGCAGTCTGTCAAGAAACCCTGCGCGTTTATCCGGTGGCTATGCTAACTTTCCCAAGGGTCGTTCAAGAGCCAGTAGAGATGATGGGATATCAGTTGGAACCTGGGACGGTAACGATGGGATGCATGTATCTGACACATCAACGCGAAGATTTATATCCCAACCATACGCAATTTCGACCGGAGCGATTCCTAGAGCGCCAGTATTCGCCCTACGAGTTTATTCCCTTTGGGAGCGGCACTCGCCGCTGCATTGGCGAAGCATTAGCAATGTTTGAGATGAAGTTGGTTTTAGCAACAGTACTCTCCCGCTATCAACTCAAGCTGCTCGATTCTCATCCAGAAGTACCGCGTCGTCGCGGCGTTACCCTGGCTCCGGCTAGAGGTGTGAGAATGGCAATGCAAGGAAGACGCGAACAGACCCACGCATCTTTAGAGGCGATCGCGAGTCCAACTTAG
- a CDS encoding Uma2 family endonuclease: MTQSATERLRWTTADLELLPDDGNRYETIDGELFVTRAPHWGHQETCGNIYTELRNWSRRTGLGRAAIAPGIIFVDTDNVIPDVVWASNERLATLLDEAGHLMDAPDLVVEVLSPGADNERRDRDLKLRLYSVRGAKEYWIVDWRLQQVEVYRRQEISLGLVAVLYANDELTSDLLPGFRCFVKDFF, from the coding sequence ATGACTCAGTCAGCCACAGAACGCTTGCGCTGGACAACCGCAGACTTAGAACTGCTACCAGATGATGGTAATCGCTATGAAACTATTGATGGAGAATTATTTGTGACCAGAGCGCCGCATTGGGGACATCAGGAAACTTGTGGCAATATTTATACGGAGTTAAGGAATTGGTCGAGGCGAACAGGTTTAGGCAGAGCTGCGATCGCTCCGGGCATAATTTTTGTCGATACTGATAACGTAATTCCCGATGTCGTGTGGGCTAGTAACGAAAGATTGGCAACTTTACTAGATGAAGCAGGACATTTAATGGATGCGCCCGATCTGGTTGTAGAAGTGCTATCTCCTGGTGCAGATAACGAACGGCGCGATCGCGATCTCAAGCTCAGGCTCTATTCAGTTCGTGGGGCAAAGGAGTATTGGATCGTTGACTGGAGATTGCAGCAAGTCGAAGTTTATCGTCGACAGGAAATATCCTTGGGCTTAGTTGCTGTTCTATATGCCAACGATGAACTAACTAGCGATCTACTGCCTGGCTTCCGTTGCTTTGTGAAAGATTTCTTCTGA
- a CDS encoding WbuC family cupin fold metalloprotein → MENPIALLTQSLLDRAGEQARLNPRLRQNHNLHQLTDRVQRFVNVLQPGTYVRPHCHRRVAGRNGFELFAVLRGELGLLILDETGNVEEYFRVGGDPWGLELAEGVYHTLVALQPDTAILEIKEGPYEAASDKDFLPHFPLEGTAEAAALVRLWTGYFSDRSSQ, encoded by the coding sequence ATGGAAAACCCAATCGCACTCCTAACCCAATCTCTGCTCGATCGCGCGGGCGAGCAAGCTCGCTTAAATCCGCGCTTGCGCCAAAACCATAACCTCCACCAACTAACCGATCGGGTGCAGCGCTTCGTCAACGTGCTGCAACCAGGCACCTACGTGCGCCCCCACTGTCATCGTCGAGTAGCAGGCAGAAATGGGTTCGAGCTATTTGCAGTGCTCAGAGGAGAGCTAGGGCTGCTGATTCTAGATGAAACCGGAAATGTGGAGGAATATTTCCGCGTGGGTGGCGATCCGTGGGGATTGGAACTGGCGGAGGGAGTCTATCATACCCTGGTAGCTCTACAGCCAGACACAGCGATTCTAGAAATTAAGGAAGGCCCCTACGAAGCCGCCTCAGATAAAGACTTCCTACCGCATTTCCCTCTGGAGGGTACGGCAGAGGCAGCAGCCTTAGTACGGCTTTGGACGGGGTACTTCAGCGATCGCTCCTCACAATAA
- a CDS encoding DUF4351 domain-containing protein encodes MTNLSLGQIESLSEALLDFTSITDLNCYSVFQLRTGFIDGVKGFHTAVALAGNPQDRPASPSWGQRPQTPFSFSSENRYIRQRIDSAIAM; translated from the coding sequence ATTACCAATCTCTCCCTTGGGCAAATAGAATCTCTCAGCGAGGCTTTGTTAGATTTCACTAGCATCACCGACCTCAATTGCTATAGCGTTTTTCAATTGAGAACAGGTTTTATTGACGGGGTGAAGGGGTTCCACACGGCAGTGGCTCTAGCGGGGAACCCCCAAGACCGCCCTGCCTCCCCTTCTTGGGGGCAACGCCCCCAAACCCCCTTCTCGTTTTCATCTGAAAACCGCTATATTCGACAGAGAATTGACAGCGCGATCGCCATGTGA
- a CDS encoding flavin monoamine oxidase family protein, whose amino-acid sequence MNRRAILRLINAILAGGIVSCSQTALDKRVGAANRKKRILVIGAGIAGLAAASELQKQGHDLLVLEARDRMGGRIWTSTHWLDAPLDMGATWIHGVKRNPLTAIAQQIEAQTILTSYNSNATYNLSGQILSEREEEHLEQLQKWIDLALKKFQERDDDLSIKKAIDAEIDLARLSTEDRQLVDFILNVNIEHEYAGSIQELSARWFDDDKAFRGEDALFPQGFWQIIEHLAKNLRVELGQTVKEIQRSTSSVRVVTNKAEHIADCAIVTLPLGVLKSREVRFNPELPPSKLDAIDKLGMGVLNKCFLRFPKAFWPANVDWLGYIPARHGEWAEWFSFMRSANLPVLLGFNAADRGREIESWTDEKIVASALQTLKTMFGHDIPEPLDYQITRWASDPFTFGSYSFNAVGSTPQMRKQLAESLDSRIFFAGEATEDRYFGSTHGAYLSGLRVAREISRICLLYPPYHPISHAQNC is encoded by the coding sequence ATGAATAGACGAGCAATTTTGAGGCTAATAAATGCGATTCTGGCAGGGGGAATAGTCAGTTGCTCCCAAACTGCTCTTGACAAAAGAGTTGGAGCTGCCAATCGTAAAAAGCGAATTCTGGTTATCGGTGCAGGTATAGCTGGACTTGCTGCTGCCAGCGAATTGCAGAAGCAAGGTCACGATCTATTGGTTCTGGAAGCTCGCGATCGCATGGGAGGACGTATTTGGACGAGTACGCATTGGCTTGATGCGCCTTTGGACATGGGCGCAACGTGGATACATGGAGTTAAGAGAAATCCATTAACCGCGATCGCTCAACAAATCGAAGCTCAGACGATATTGACAAGCTATAACAGCAATGCTACTTACAACCTCTCCGGCCAGATCCTTTCCGAGCGAGAAGAAGAGCATCTCGAACAGTTGCAAAAATGGATCGATCTGGCATTAAAAAAATTCCAAGAGCGCGATGATGACCTCTCTATCAAAAAAGCCATTGATGCAGAGATCGATCTCGCTCGGTTATCAACTGAAGATCGCCAGCTTGTAGATTTCATTTTAAATGTCAACATCGAGCACGAATATGCCGGTAGTATCCAAGAGCTTTCCGCACGGTGGTTTGACGATGATAAAGCATTTCGAGGGGAAGATGCGCTGTTTCCGCAAGGGTTTTGGCAGATTATCGAACACTTGGCAAAAAACCTTCGCGTCGAACTAGGACAAACAGTTAAAGAAATCCAGCGATCGACTTCTTCCGTTCGCGTTGTCACTAATAAGGCAGAACATATTGCTGACTGCGCGATCGTCACTTTACCGCTGGGCGTGTTGAAATCTAGGGAAGTGCGCTTTAACCCCGAGCTACCTCCATCAAAACTGGATGCCATTGATAAATTAGGTATGGGCGTTCTCAATAAGTGTTTTTTGCGTTTTCCTAAAGCTTTTTGGCCAGCCAATGTCGATTGGCTGGGATACATCCCTGCTCGACATGGTGAGTGGGCAGAATGGTTCAGTTTTATGCGATCGGCAAATTTACCAGTGCTTCTTGGTTTTAATGCGGCAGATCGGGGACGGGAAATTGAGTCCTGGACAGATGAGAAAATCGTAGCCAGCGCGCTGCAAACGCTCAAAACCATGTTTGGTCATGACATACCCGAACCACTTGACTATCAGATTACCCGTTGGGCATCAGATCCTTTCACCTTTGGTTCTTATTCATTTAACGCAGTCGGCTCAACGCCACAAATGCGAAAACAGCTGGCTGAATCGTTAGACAGCAGGATCTTTTTTGCTGGCGAAGCAACGGAAGATAGGTATTTCGGCTCTACACATGGTGCATATCTTTCCGGGTTGCGTGTGGCGCGGGAAATTTCAAGAATTTGCCTGTTATATCCCCCATATCACCCGATTTCCCATGCCCAAAATTGCTAG
- the gloB gene encoding hydroxyacylglutathione hydrolase, with amino-acid sequence MQVYRLPALSDNYIFLLHDPVSQIAAVVDPAEPKPVLSKLAELDAELVAIFNTHHHADHVGGNRALLQKFPQLIIYGGDRDRGRIPGQQVFLQAGDRVQFGNQIAEVFFVPGHTLAHIAYYFPESGDLFCGDTLFAGGCGRLFEGTPAQMVDSLARLRQLPDDTRVWCAHEYTLNNLKFAITVDGDNPILQERLRDVTAARQKQEPTIPTNIGIEKQTNPFLRWDFPALQAATRMSEPHRVFAKLRGMKDLF; translated from the coding sequence ATGCAAGTCTATCGATTACCAGCTCTGAGCGATAATTACATTTTCTTGCTGCACGATCCGGTTAGCCAGATTGCTGCGGTAGTCGATCCGGCAGAGCCTAAGCCTGTATTGAGCAAGCTGGCAGAATTAGATGCAGAGTTAGTAGCGATTTTCAACACCCACCATCACGCCGATCACGTTGGTGGCAATAGAGCGCTATTACAAAAATTTCCGCAATTAATTATCTATGGCGGCGATCGCGATCGCGGCAGAATCCCCGGTCAACAAGTATTTCTGCAAGCAGGCGATCGGGTGCAGTTTGGCAACCAGATCGCTGAAGTATTTTTCGTACCAGGTCATACACTCGCGCATATTGCCTATTACTTTCCCGAATCCGGCGATCTGTTTTGTGGCGATACTCTATTCGCGGGCGGTTGCGGTCGTTTATTTGAGGGTACTCCCGCGCAGATGGTGGATTCTCTCGCTCGACTCAGGCAATTACCAGATGATACGCGAGTGTGGTGCGCCCACGAGTACACGCTGAATAATCTAAAATTTGCTATTACTGTTGATGGCGATAACCCAATTTTGCAGGAACGCCTGCGGGATGTAACCGCAGCAAGGCAAAAACAGGAACCGACCATTCCCACTAATATTGGTATAGAAAAACAAACAAATCCATTCCTGCGCTGGGATTTCCCCGCTTTACAAGCTGCCACCAGGATGTCCGAACCTCATCGCGTATTTGCTAAGTTAAGAGGCATGAAGGACTTGTTTTAG
- a CDS encoding protein kinase domain-containing protein produces MAAIGQILNERYRIIKALGTGGMGLTYIAEDMTLPGSPKYAIKHMHPMHTDPNSISTFRTLFKREVDALRQLSDHDRIPRLIDDFEQEGEFYLVREYIEGYPLRVEMALGNRWTEPQVIQMLKEVLSILSFVHSQGVIHRDVKPDNIIRRQADGKLVLIDFGAVKRLKMQTGTSAPLVTATNVIGTFGYMAAEQGQGRPKLNSDIYSLGIVGIQGLTGMLPSQLQEDEQTGEFVWQHFAKVSPELSAILAKMVKTHFRDRYQSATEVLQALEQISPVLVRAKASFAGEPTLKTPNSVPPNLRISANARYSASSPSENYISQPTVVASQTSEPTIVSESTIVSGQAFDPTEAAAVHSTNAKTAQSPGHSNRSTSPLTPPANIHYSGNAQPLPATPGISQPVSQSGFPPSQPLSSPAKLQRRGLKRLAIAAGALALIAGGTVFGLRVAGFPIVNQILPTPAATKLVDAGGDRKLTIGVITTRNLTKDNYKALEQFLKNEMGNDVGYEISTVSIRGGQQAINEVKQKLANKEWDIAFTFLPTLSIVAQDNGYTYAARSNPERKPSEAVFFVRADSPIQKFDDIVENPSLKIALGNFDSPQAFYIPLFHLYGTALQASYDNSPREISDKVKSGVADVGVGREDSIFRRNSSAPQVRQDRSETASGDRTTSPDVDVPVSPNPGERKPIFRIIKPRNEDIPVPPAGVYISPNLSQPERELVAKTLLKVPADIQKEARYGQGEEPDYTSFRRVANRVNEILKCADYRNEQLSSNQFYPARFYKRNGCS; encoded by the coding sequence ATGGCCGCGATCGGACAGATTTTAAACGAACGCTACAGAATTATTAAAGCACTGGGAACGGGCGGTATGGGCTTAACCTATATTGCTGAAGATATGACCCTACCAGGTAGCCCCAAGTATGCAATTAAACATATGCATCCCATGCATACAGATCCCAATAGCATATCGACCTTTAGAACTCTTTTCAAACGGGAGGTCGATGCCTTAAGACAATTGAGCGATCACGACCGGATTCCACGGCTAATCGATGACTTTGAGCAGGAAGGGGAATTTTATCTTGTCCGAGAGTACATAGAAGGATATCCCTTACGAGTAGAAATGGCACTGGGGAATCGTTGGACAGAGCCTCAGGTAATTCAGATGCTCAAAGAGGTTCTCTCAATTTTAAGTTTCGTCCACAGCCAAGGTGTCATTCATCGCGATGTCAAACCCGATAATATTATTCGCCGTCAAGCAGATGGCAAGTTAGTATTGATTGACTTTGGAGCCGTGAAGCGGTTGAAAATGCAAACTGGAACAAGTGCACCGCTCGTAACCGCTACCAATGTAATTGGCACGTTTGGCTATATGGCAGCCGAGCAAGGACAGGGCAGGCCAAAGCTCAATAGCGATATTTATTCCCTAGGTATTGTAGGCATTCAAGGACTGACAGGAATGCTCCCCAGCCAACTTCAAGAGGACGAACAAACTGGAGAATTTGTGTGGCAGCATTTTGCCAAAGTCAGTCCCGAGCTATCAGCCATCCTCGCCAAAATGGTAAAAACTCATTTTAGGGATCGCTATCAATCGGCCACCGAAGTGCTGCAAGCCCTGGAACAAATTTCTCCTGTCCTGGTGAGAGCAAAGGCATCTTTTGCTGGAGAGCCAACTCTGAAAACTCCTAACTCCGTACCGCCTAACCTGCGGATATCAGCCAATGCTAGATATTCCGCATCATCCCCGTCGGAAAATTATATCTCGCAGCCAACCGTAGTTGCCAGTCAGACTTCTGAGCCTACCATAGTTTCTGAATCTACAATAGTTTCTGGTCAAGCCTTTGATCCCACTGAAGCTGCAGCAGTACATTCTACTAATGCAAAAACAGCCCAGTCGCCCGGTCATAGTAATCGCTCCACATCACCCTTAACACCACCAGCTAACATCCATTACAGTGGGAACGCTCAGCCACTGCCAGCTACGCCAGGCATTTCCCAGCCAGTCTCTCAGTCGGGATTTCCTCCCAGTCAACCTTTGTCATCACCTGCTAAACTTCAGCGGCGTGGGTTAAAGCGATTGGCGATCGCGGCTGGAGCCCTTGCGCTCATAGCTGGGGGAACAGTGTTTGGGCTAAGAGTAGCTGGTTTCCCAATCGTTAACCAAATACTTCCCACTCCAGCAGCAACGAAGTTAGTTGATGCTGGTGGCGATCGCAAGCTCACGATTGGTGTAATTACGACTAGAAACTTGACGAAGGATAACTACAAAGCCTTGGAACAGTTTCTCAAAAATGAGATGGGTAATGATGTCGGTTACGAAATTTCAACGGTTTCTATTAGAGGCGGACAGCAAGCAATTAACGAAGTCAAGCAGAAGCTTGCCAACAAAGAATGGGATATCGCATTTACATTTTTACCAACGCTTTCGATTGTAGCGCAGGACAATGGATATACATATGCAGCCAGATCGAACCCAGAGCGCAAACCATCTGAAGCAGTCTTTTTCGTTAGGGCAGACAGTCCCATTCAAAAATTTGATGACATTGTGGAAAATCCCAGTCTCAAAATTGCACTTGGCAACTTTGACAGTCCGCAAGCTTTCTACATACCGCTTTTCCATCTCTACGGCACAGCCCTACAAGCAAGCTATGACAACTCACCCAGAGAAATTTCTGATAAGGTCAAATCTGGTGTAGCAGATGTAGGTGTGGGTCGGGAAGATTCGATCTTTCGTCGCAATTCATCTGCACCACAGGTAAGGCAGGATAGATCGGAAACGGCCTCAGGCGATCGCACCACCTCCCCGGATGTTGATGTTCCTGTCAGCCCCAATCCTGGCGAGCGCAAGCCAATATTCAGAATTATTAAACCCCGGAATGAGGATATCCCAGTCCCGCCCGCTGGGGTCTACATTTCACCAAACCTGTCGCAACCGGAGCGCGAGTTGGTTGCAAAAACGCTACTGAAAGTACCTGCTGATATCCAGAAGGAAGCTCGATACGGACAAGGTGAAGAGCCTGATTATACATCTTTCCGTAGAGTTGCTAATCGGGTAAATGAAATCTTGAAATGTGCTGACTATCGCAACGAGCAACTGAGTTCAAATCAGTTCTACCCCGCTCGCTTTTACAAGCGTAATGGTTGTTCGTAA
- a CDS encoding glycosyltransferase, giving the protein MGEINFSERGDRRRLKAAIALVSIYTGTFALHLAPWGQKFVFALAAILGIHALRLVLPRRAAHIAVSPGEEELPFISLLVAAKNEEAVIARLVTELCQLDYQSDRLELWVIDDNSSDRTHEVLERLQQKYPQLKTLRRGEGSQGGKSGALNEVLPLTKGEIIGVFDADAQVPPDCLYALLPLFQKTNMGAVQLRKSIANFSTNFWTRGQSAEMALDLWLQDRRIRVGGTGELRGNGQFVRRSALLSCGGWNEQTITDDLDLTFKLHLADWDIACLAYPPVQEEGVLTWKQLWHQRNRWAEGGYQRFLDYWPLILGNKMGTVKTFDMLAFLLMQYLLPTAAIPDLIGAIALHKPPILSPLVSLALGLSTLGMFCGIRSSYRPPLMSTAIQTLRGTIYMLHWIPVMASVTLRMSVRPKRLKWVKTVHQGLGDTLMVLEELEG; this is encoded by the coding sequence ATGGGCGAGATAAATTTTAGCGAACGAGGCGACAGGCGGCGACTGAAGGCAGCGATCGCACTAGTATCAATTTACACTGGTACATTTGCGTTGCACCTGGCACCATGGGGACAGAAATTTGTTTTTGCTCTAGCCGCAATTTTAGGCATACACGCTTTACGGCTCGTGTTGCCAAGGCGTGCTGCTCATATTGCCGTCAGTCCAGGCGAGGAGGAACTACCCTTTATATCGCTATTGGTAGCGGCAAAGAACGAAGAGGCAGTAATTGCCCGCTTAGTTACGGAATTGTGCCAGCTAGATTACCAGAGCGATCGCCTGGAACTATGGGTAATTGACGATAACAGTAGCGATCGCACCCACGAAGTTTTAGAACGCCTCCAGCAAAAATATCCGCAATTAAAAACCTTGAGGCGCGGTGAAGGATCGCAGGGTGGTAAATCTGGGGCATTGAATGAGGTACTGCCCCTGACTAAAGGCGAAATTATTGGTGTATTTGACGCTGATGCCCAGGTTCCTCCTGACTGTTTGTATGCCCTGCTGCCCCTATTTCAAAAAACGAATATGGGTGCCGTGCAGTTGCGTAAAAGCATTGCCAATTTTTCTACCAATTTCTGGACGAGGGGACAGTCGGCGGAAATGGCGCTGGATCTGTGGTTGCAGGATCGTCGCATCCGCGTGGGCGGCACGGGAGAATTACGCGGCAACGGTCAATTTGTAAGGCGTTCTGCCCTCCTGAGCTGCGGTGGCTGGAACGAACAAACCATCACCGACGACCTCGACCTAACCTTTAAGTTGCATCTTGCCGACTGGGACATTGCCTGTTTAGCCTATCCCCCTGTCCAGGAAGAAGGCGTACTGACCTGGAAGCAGTTATGGCACCAACGCAACCGTTGGGCAGAGGGTGGCTACCAACGCTTCCTCGACTACTGGCCGCTGATTTTGGGCAACAAAATGGGGACAGTCAAAACCTTTGATATGTTGGCCTTTCTGCTCATGCAATATCTGCTGCCAACCGCTGCCATTCCCGACCTGATTGGCGCGATCGCGCTGCATAAGCCACCCATACTCAGTCCGTTAGTCTCCCTAGCATTGGGTTTATCCACCCTCGGCATGTTCTGCGGTATTCGCTCCTCATACCGCCCACCTTTAATGTCTACAGCGATCCAAACCCTGCGAGGCACCATCTATATGCTGCACTGGATTCCCGTGATGGCAAGCGTAACGTTGCGGATGTCGGTTCGTCCTAAACGCCTGAAATGGGTCAAGACCGTGCATCAGGGTCTAGGAGATACATTGATGGTGCTAGAAGAGTTGGAAGGCTAG
- a CDS encoding pyridoxamine 5'-phosphate oxidase family protein, whose protein sequence is MAKFYPYLTPELREFIVQQHIFFVATAPQQGRINLSPKGIDTLRCLSDHALAYLDLTGSGNETSAHVQENGRITMMFCSFTAQPLILRLYGQGHIYRPRDAEWPQMYDLFPATPGARQIISIDIESVQTSCGFGVPLYDYAGEREMLTAWAQGKGDLGLQEYWSSKNQFSIDGLPTNLLKNGSN, encoded by the coding sequence ATGGCTAAGTTCTATCCCTACTTAACCCCCGAACTGCGAGAGTTTATCGTGCAGCAGCATATTTTTTTTGTTGCCACCGCACCGCAGCAAGGTCGCATAAACCTTTCTCCTAAGGGGATCGATACTTTGCGCTGCCTGAGCGATCACGCTCTTGCGTACCTTGACCTTACGGGTAGCGGCAACGAAACCTCCGCGCACGTGCAGGAAAACGGACGCATAACCATGATGTTTTGTAGTTTCACTGCACAACCGCTGATTTTGCGCCTCTACGGTCAAGGGCACATTTACAGACCTCGCGATGCCGAATGGCCTCAGATGTACGATCTATTCCCCGCTACACCCGGTGCCAGGCAGATAATCAGTATTGACATTGAAAGCGTCCAAACCTCCTGCGGTTTTGGCGTACCGCTGTACGACTATGCGGGCGAACGCGAAATGCTGACCGCATGGGCGCAGGGAAAAGGCGATCTTGGCTTGCAGGAATATTGGAGCAGCAAAAATCAATTCAGTATTGATGGGTTACCGACCAATTTGCTGAAGAATGGGTCGAATTGA
- a CDS encoding Fic family protein, whose protein sequence is MLWQPIEDLPLDWQNLASSELPPLVTVWDEQADRLRQSGEFRAFNEKLRREIAIETGIIERLYTIDRGITRLLIEQGINEALIPHGTTDRPVKQVVSLIKDQEAAIEGLFDFVGGQRTLSTSYIKQLHQLLTQSQDSTEALDPITERIFRVSLIKGDWKHQPNNPLRPDGSVHEYCPPEQVTSEMDTLIALHHQHRDRKVPPEIEAAWLHHRFTQIHPFQDGNGRVARCLASLVFIQASWFPLILTRDDRAVYIAALEEADRGNLSSLINLFAKSQKQAFLKSLGLSEQVLSEARRTQVVISSIAEKLKRNQSASIQERCNKAENFASSLFDIALVRLQEVADEIKLSVQNFVDDAQVFTVFAAAGGTHSYYHRYQVVETAKQLGYFANLRNYHSWIQLVIDVETSTTLLFSFHVLGHEYRGLLVCTACAYHRDDSEEGERNISDIQSLTDSPFQFSYADEEENLVERFKQWLEDVIVTGLEYWNKSI, encoded by the coding sequence ATGTTGTGGCAACCAATAGAAGATTTACCACTAGATTGGCAAAATTTAGCAAGTTCTGAATTGCCACCTCTTGTAACTGTTTGGGATGAGCAAGCAGATCGTCTGCGTCAATCTGGAGAATTTCGGGCTTTCAATGAGAAGCTACGTAGAGAAATAGCAATTGAAACTGGGATAATTGAGCGTCTATATACAATAGATCGTGGTATTACTCGCTTACTAATTGAGCAGGGGATTAATGAAGCACTAATTCCTCATGGAACTACGGATCGTCCGGTTAAGCAAGTGGTTTCCCTTATTAAAGATCAAGAAGCTGCAATTGAAGGATTGTTTGATTTTGTAGGTGGACAGAGGACACTATCAACTTCTTATATTAAGCAGTTGCATCAACTGCTAACTCAGAGCCAAGACAGCACAGAAGCCTTAGATCCAATTACAGAGAGGATATTTCGTGTTTCTTTAATCAAAGGCGACTGGAAACATCAACCCAATAATCCTTTGCGACCAGATGGTTCTGTTCATGAATACTGCCCTCCAGAGCAGGTCACATCCGAGATGGATACACTAATTGCGTTACATCACCAACATCGCGATCGGAAAGTTCCTCCTGAAATTGAAGCTGCATGGTTACATCATCGCTTTACACAAATTCACCCATTTCAAGATGGGAATGGTCGTGTTGCTCGTTGTTTAGCAAGTCTAGTATTTATTCAGGCTAGTTGGTTCCCTTTGATTCTTACTCGTGACGATCGAGCAGTCTATATAGCGGCTTTGGAAGAAGCAGATCGAGGTAATCTATCTAGTCTGATTAATCTCTTCGCCAAGAGTCAAAAGCAAGCTTTCTTAAAGAGCCTTGGATTATCGGAGCAAGTCTTATCAGAGGCGCGGCGCACTCAAGTGGTCATTTCCTCCATAGCTGAAAAATTAAAGCGAAATCAATCAGCATCTATTCAGGAAAGATGTAATAAAGCAGAAAACTTTGCTTCCAGTTTGTTTGATATAGCTCTTGTTCGTCTACAAGAGGTTGCTGATGAAATTAAGCTATCTGTCCAGAATTTTGTAGATGATGCCCAAGTTTTTACAGTTTTTGCTGCTGCTGGTGGTACTCACTCATATTACCATCGCTACCAAGTTGTGGAAACAGCTAAGCAGTTGGGGTACTTTGCCAATCTTCGTAACTACCATTCGTGGATTCAATTAGTTATTGATGTAGAGACATCAACTACGCTTCTTTTTTCGTTTCATGTTCTAGGACATGAATATCGAGGATTACTTGTATGCACTGCGTGTGCTTACCATAGAGATGACTCTGAAGAAGGTGAGCGTAATATTAGTGATATTCAGTCTTTGACAGATTCTCCATTCCAGTTTTCCTACGCGGATGAAGAAGAGAATTTAGTGGAACGTTTCAAACAATGGTTAGAAGATGTAATTGTGACTGGTTTAGAGTATTGGAATAAGAGCATTTAA